The genome window CTTCGGCCACTCAGCGGAACCTTTTGGCATCCGATGATTAAACCGATCAGCAGCGTGGCTATGACAGTACGTTTCATTGACTTAATAAGTTAGTTTTCTAAAAGACTTGATTTGGCTCAAAAGTATCATATATGACTGTTTCCCCTTGTTGTTTGTTTAATTTTTTTAAGCATAGTCAGTCATTAGTCCTTAGATTTGTGCCAGCACCTGAGGTTTAACCACGTAGACAAATAAGATTCATGAAGATTATTGCTGTTGGCAGAAACTACGTTGAGCACATAAAAGAACTAAATAACGAGCAACCGGAAGATCCGGTCATTTTTACCAAGCCCGAAACAGCTATTCTACGAAACAACGATCCATTTTATTATCCAGACTTTTCAACGGACGTTCATTTTGAGGTAGAAATCCTGATTCGGATCAACCGGGCAGGGAAAAATATTGAGGAAAAATTCGCGCACAAATATTACGACGAAATCGGGATTGGCATCGATTTTACGGCCCGCGACCTTCAGTCGAAGCTCAAAGCCAAGGGGTTGCCCTGGGATTTAGCCAAAGGCTTCAACGGATCGGCACCCATTTCAGCATTTGTTCCCAAATCGCAGTTTCCCGACTTACAAAATCTAAACTTCCAGTTAGACCTTAATGGCGAAACCCGGCAGCAGGGCAATACGTCATTGATGCTGTTTAAGATTGATTACCTTATTTCGTTCGTTTCCAGATACTTCCTGTTACAACAGGGCGATATTATTTTCACGGGTACGCCCAAAGGCGTTGGCCCCGTTCAGGTTGGCGATGTATTAACGGCTTCCATCGAAGGCCAGAAAATGCTGGAGTGCTCGGTAAAATAAGTATACAGAAAGGCGTTTGTAATGAGCATACGTCGGGATTTTAGCAATTATGAGGCGGAAG of Tellurirhabdus bombi contains these proteins:
- a CDS encoding fumarylacetoacetate hydrolase family protein, with protein sequence MKIIAVGRNYVEHIKELNNEQPEDPVIFTKPETAILRNNDPFYYPDFSTDVHFEVEILIRINRAGKNIEEKFAHKYYDEIGIGIDFTARDLQSKLKAKGLPWDLAKGFNGSAPISAFVPKSQFPDLQNLNFQLDLNGETRQQGNTSLMLFKIDYLISFVSRYFLLQQGDIIFTGTPKGVGPVQVGDVLTASIEGQKMLECSVK